In Armatimonadota bacterium, a single genomic region encodes these proteins:
- the lexA gene encoding transcriptional repressor LexA, with translation MAKGLTKRQQEILDFVLEYVEGEGYPPSIREIGTRFEIGSLRGVTVHLDALERKGYISRSNTPRSIKLTHPKYTPGNSKVAMLPLVGSIAAGSPVLAEEDKEAMIPVPSEMVRNVDGAFLLRVKGDSMVGDGIMPRDLVVIRPQKTFHQSDVMAVRVGEEATIKRINKAGSKVTLVSSNPAYEPFEVDPRETEVIGKVVGLFRDYEGMSF, from the coding sequence ATGGCGAAAGGACTCACAAAGCGGCAACAAGAAATTCTGGACTTCGTTCTGGAGTACGTAGAAGGCGAAGGCTATCCTCCGTCGATTCGCGAAATTGGCACTCGATTCGAGATCGGCTCCTTGCGAGGCGTGACCGTTCACCTAGACGCTCTAGAGCGGAAGGGCTACATCTCCCGGTCGAACACTCCGCGCTCCATTAAACTGACGCATCCCAAATACACACCTGGGAATTCGAAGGTGGCGATGTTGCCATTGGTAGGTTCGATTGCCGCTGGTTCCCCCGTTTTGGCTGAGGAAGATAAGGAAGCGATGATCCCGGTTCCTTCGGAGATGGTACGCAACGTCGATGGCGCATTTTTGCTTCGAGTCAAAGGCGATTCGATGGTTGGAGACGGCATCATGCCGCGCGACCTGGTCGTGATCCGTCCTCAGAAGACGTTCCATCAATCCGACGTCATGGCAGTTCGAGTTGGCGAGGAAGCGACGATCAAGAGGATCAACAAGGCCGGAAGCAAAGTGACTCTGGTTTCATCGAACCCCGCTTACGAGCCGTTTGAGGTCGATCCCCGCGAAACTGAGGTCATCGGCAAGGTCGTCGGTTTGTTCCGCGACTACGAAGGCATGTCCTTCTGA
- a CDS encoding phosphoribosylaminoimidazolesuccinocarboxamide synthase — protein MPELLHSAVFGLPAPRTGKVRDVYDLGDSVLIVATDRISAFDAVMANGIPDKGCILTQMSSFWFSLLADVCPNHVLSAEFDVIQSKCEKPQPELRGRSMLCKKARTIPVECVARGYITGSLLKEYNREGGAVHGLGLPTGLVDSSALPEPIFTPATKAEEGHDENISFAEVVNRIGRETAELLRTWTLELYSRASAHAASRGIILADTKFEFGETEDGIILIDEVLTPDSSRYWDAQLYAPGKSQASFDKQFVRDFLETSGWDKNPPGPVLPADIVENTRAKYIDAYCRIVGQEPDL, from the coding sequence ATGCCCGAACTGCTTCACTCTGCCGTGTTTGGCCTCCCCGCTCCGCGAACCGGGAAGGTGCGGGATGTGTATGACCTTGGCGATTCGGTGCTAATTGTTGCGACGGACCGAATTTCGGCTTTCGATGCCGTGATGGCGAACGGCATTCCTGATAAAGGGTGCATTCTCACGCAGATGAGTTCGTTCTGGTTTTCGCTCCTTGCGGATGTATGCCCCAACCACGTTTTGTCAGCCGAATTTGATGTAATTCAATCCAAGTGCGAGAAGCCTCAACCGGAGCTGCGCGGTCGGTCGATGCTTTGCAAGAAAGCTCGAACAATTCCGGTGGAGTGTGTTGCTCGTGGGTACATCACTGGTTCACTGCTTAAGGAGTACAACCGCGAAGGCGGGGCCGTTCATGGTCTCGGCTTGCCGACTGGCTTGGTAGATTCAAGTGCTCTCCCCGAACCCATCTTCACTCCGGCAACAAAAGCGGAAGAAGGACATGATGAGAACATCTCGTTTGCAGAGGTCGTGAACCGAATCGGCCGGGAGACCGCAGAACTACTTCGAACTTGGACGCTTGAGCTCTACTCGCGGGCGTCTGCCCATGCGGCGAGTCGCGGAATCATTCTCGCAGATACGAAGTTTGAGTTCGGAGAGACCGAGGATGGGATCATCTTGATTGACGAGGTCCTCACACCAGACAGTTCGCGCTATTGGGATGCCCAACTATATGCGCCAGGCAAGAGCCAGGCAAGCTTCGACAAGCAGTTTGTGCGTGACTTCCTGGAGACCAGTGGATGGGATAAGAACCCGCCGGGGCCAGTCTTGCCCGCCGACATTGTCGAAAATACCCGCGCAAAATACATCGACGCATATTGTCGAATCGTCGGTCAAGAGCCTGACCTATGA
- a CDS encoding peptidyl-prolyl cis-trans isomerase, with the protein MSISTVREKFFEGGCGKSVLLFSAIAMVVTMGYSACGRSAKFAATDAKGQKLATFATVGGVELPVAWVDKAQEQLIQQQLGGNAQLLDQLPPTFAVSLQTQAVTQVIEQGYMLEAALQSGIKIDEESIKKEITLDKFKKSIRDQLGTQLKPNATDAELDTKVKELAQGQTVADLYKKQMDEFTKKLADPAEKPLLQAQFGPAAAVEQIKNSLKPDEAAVKESFKQFDVKRILIKGADQAKAKKIYDEIKAGKTFESAMDQYSDEVAEAGKKKSDRIMPVPMTAIQRSEDLKPIGSLTPNGYTEPVKTPDGLSIFKVIAIKANVPPDFDKEKARYMTQWASSEAQGQFQKKIDELKKSTLPKFELKAYEAAYALGKGMMEAADKISPEIQKAYDLAKGVSKDEPGAELAATVALAAFQKIYDAPGADKAKLKAERIASLTKFLEFKDNWDLRKEVITDLKDQKKGDDAYNQLLIALDKNNKYDANGQRIYSDVAASFKELQAATLVKAEQEKEFRGRQEEWQKAKADYDKTEAELAKQQKEEEAKQKAAQPKAPTTPPSSSAPKK; encoded by the coding sequence TTGTCAATCAGCACTGTAAGAGAGAAGTTTTTTGAAGGTGGATGCGGAAAGTCAGTATTGCTTTTCAGCGCCATTGCAATGGTCGTCACAATGGGCTACAGCGCGTGTGGGCGCTCAGCCAAGTTCGCCGCAACTGATGCGAAAGGTCAGAAGCTAGCAACGTTTGCTACAGTCGGTGGAGTCGAACTCCCCGTCGCATGGGTTGATAAAGCTCAGGAGCAGCTCATTCAGCAACAGCTCGGCGGAAACGCTCAGCTATTGGATCAGTTGCCCCCGACATTCGCGGTCAGCCTCCAAACCCAGGCCGTCACCCAAGTGATCGAGCAGGGCTACATGTTAGAAGCCGCGCTTCAATCCGGAATCAAGATCGACGAAGAGTCGATTAAGAAGGAGATCACGCTCGACAAGTTCAAGAAGTCGATCCGAGATCAGCTGGGAACCCAGCTCAAGCCAAACGCAACCGACGCCGAGCTTGACACTAAGGTCAAGGAGCTCGCTCAAGGACAAACCGTAGCTGATCTGTACAAGAAACAGATGGACGAGTTCACCAAGAAGCTCGCTGATCCGGCAGAGAAGCCGCTCCTTCAAGCTCAATTCGGCCCTGCTGCCGCAGTCGAGCAGATTAAGAACTCACTCAAGCCAGATGAAGCCGCGGTGAAGGAAAGCTTTAAGCAATTCGACGTCAAGCGAATCCTCATCAAAGGTGCGGACCAAGCTAAGGCGAAGAAGATTTACGATGAGATCAAGGCTGGCAAGACCTTTGAATCCGCGATGGATCAGTATTCGGATGAAGTCGCCGAAGCTGGAAAGAAGAAGAGCGATCGCATCATGCCGGTTCCTATGACCGCAATCCAGCGCAGCGAAGACCTCAAGCCAATCGGTTCGTTGACTCCAAACGGATACACCGAACCCGTCAAGACTCCGGACGGACTTTCGATCTTCAAAGTCATCGCCATCAAGGCCAACGTTCCTCCCGACTTCGACAAGGAAAAGGCGCGATACATGACCCAATGGGCATCCTCGGAAGCTCAAGGTCAGTTCCAAAAGAAAATCGACGAGCTCAAGAAGTCAACGCTCCCTAAGTTCGAACTCAAAGCTTATGAAGCCGCCTATGCCCTCGGAAAGGGCATGATGGAGGCTGCCGACAAGATCAGCCCGGAGATTCAAAAGGCGTATGATCTCGCTAAGGGCGTCTCGAAAGACGAGCCAGGCGCTGAACTCGCTGCAACCGTCGCTCTCGCTGCCTTCCAAAAGATCTATGACGCTCCGGGAGCCGATAAGGCGAAGCTGAAGGCAGAGCGAATCGCTTCTCTCACCAAGTTCCTTGAGTTCAAGGATAACTGGGATCTGCGAAAGGAGGTCATCACCGACCTCAAAGACCAGAAGAAGGGAGATGATGCTTACAACCAGCTGCTGATTGCTCTCGACAAGAATAACAAGTACGACGCGAACGGTCAGCGAATCTACAGTGATGTCGCCGCGAGCTTCAAGGAGCTCCAGGCAGCTACGCTGGTTAAGGCTGAGCAAGAAAAGGAATTCCGAGGACGACAAGAAGAATGGCAAAAAGCAAAGGCCGACTACGACAAGACCGAAGCCGAACTAGCCAAGCAACAGAAGGAAGAGGAAGCAAAGCAGAAGGCCGCACAACCCAAGGCGCCCACAACTCCTCCATCGAGCTCGGCTCCGAAAAAATAA
- the rsmI gene encoding 16S rRNA (cytidine(1402)-2'-O)-methyltransferase, protein MELGSEKIKPKLTLVATPIGNLGDISPRTRTALTEADFWIVEDTRISSKLGHVLEVKKSMRVANDHTDDYKLNQIMNEIEEGRTAALLTDGGAPGVSDPGSRLADLAHNRGIEVDAIPGPSAPITAIMLSGFYAQRFAFLGFLGRTKGAMRKELAQFVESPYTLVLFESPHRFRTLLEASAEVLGFRRYAVCREISKLNQQVFRSTLPTIPSEGEVPGKGEITIVIEGHRRTQQEAEHAKLEDE, encoded by the coding sequence ATCGAGCTCGGCTCCGAAAAAATAAAGCCAAAGCTCACCCTCGTCGCAACGCCGATCGGGAATCTGGGAGATATCTCTCCCAGAACCCGTACGGCGTTGACAGAGGCAGATTTCTGGATCGTCGAAGATACACGGATCAGTTCCAAGCTTGGGCATGTCTTGGAAGTGAAGAAGTCCATGCGGGTGGCAAACGACCACACCGACGACTACAAACTCAATCAGATTATGAATGAGATCGAAGAGGGTCGAACGGCCGCTCTTCTCACCGATGGTGGAGCCCCCGGCGTCAGCGACCCTGGATCGCGGCTGGCAGACCTCGCTCACAACAGAGGAATCGAAGTCGATGCTATCCCTGGGCCATCGGCTCCCATAACGGCAATCATGCTATCAGGGTTTTACGCTCAGCGATTCGCCTTCCTCGGCTTCCTCGGCAGAACAAAGGGTGCCATGCGAAAGGAACTGGCGCAGTTTGTGGAATCACCCTACACTCTGGTTCTGTTTGAGTCGCCTCACCGTTTCCGAACACTCTTGGAGGCATCCGCAGAAGTACTAGGTTTTCGCCGATATGCGGTCTGCAGGGAGATTTCTAAGCTAAATCAGCAAGTATTCCGAAGCACTCTTCCGACTATTCCTTCTGAGGGTGAAGTGCCGGGCAAAGGCGAGATAACCATTGTAATCGAAGGTCATCGCCGAACTCAGCAGGAGGCTGAACATGCTAAACTTGAAGACGAGTGA